Sequence from the Muntiacus reevesi chromosome 9, mMunRee1.1, whole genome shotgun sequence genome:
TGTTCATAAATTATCTAGATGATGACTTTAACTGCACCTCCTGCTTCAGATTCAATAATTTGAACAAAAACTCATGTTAATGTCTAAGTATTAGGGTCTCTGAGGCAAAAGAGTATAGACCCTCCTAAGTGAAAcactaatatgccagcaaatttggaaaactcaacagtgaccacagtaccggaaaaggtcagttttcatttcaaccccaaagaaaggcaatgccaaagaatattcaaactatcacacaattgcactcatctcacacactggcaaagtaatgctcaaaattctccaagtcaggctgtagcagtacatgaaccgagagcttccagatgttcaaactggatttagacaagccagaggaaccagagatcaaattgccaacatccactggatcattcaaaaagcaagagagttctagaaaaacatcttcttttgctttattgactactccaaagcctttgactgtgtgaatcacaacaaactctggaaaattctgaaagagatgggaataccagaccacctgacctgcctcctgagaaatttgtatacaggtcaagaagcaacagttagaactggacatgaaacaagaaactgggttccaaatagggacaggagtatgccaaggctgtatattgtaaccctgcttatttaacttgcatgcacAGTATATCACGCGACaaaccagactggatgaagcacaagctgaaatcaagattgctgggaagaaataccaataacctcagatatgcaaatgacaccacttatatggcagaaagcaaagaagaaccaaagagcctcttgatgaaagtgaaacaggagaatgaaaaagttggcttaaaactcaacattcaaaaaactatgatcatggcatccggtcccatcacttcatggcaaatagatgggcaaacaatagaaacagtgagaggctttatttttttgagctccaaaatcactgcagatggtgactgcagccatgaaattgaaagaaaagctatgaccaacctagataacatatcaaaaaacaaagacattactttgtcaacaaaggtgcatctagtcaaagctatgctttttccaatagtcatgtatgaatatgagagttgaaccataaagaaagctgtgtgtcaaagaattgatatttttgaactgtggttttgaagaagactcttgagagtcccttgtactgcaaggcgatcaaaccagtcaatcctaaaggaaatcattcctgaatattctttggaaggacagacattgaaactgaaactccagtactttggtcacctgatgcaaagaactgactcattggaaaataccctgatgctgggaaggattgaaggtagcAGGataaggggaccacagaggatgagatggctggatggcatcactgacttgatgagcatgagtttgagcaatctctgggagttggtggtggacagggaagcctggcgtgctgcagtccatggggttgcaaagagtcagacacagctgagcaactgaactgaactgaactgaactgaaaaacaaagtgGTAAATTTTCCACCATGAAGAAGCTCAATGATTGCCAGCAACACATCATCAAGTGAGAATGATATCTAAGAGGTTAGGTTTGAACATGTCTTGTACACTTAAGAAATGTTCATGAAACCCTTGCCAAATTGTCTCTTTTCCCTCAGTCAACAGCTGTGATCTTATGATGAGTTGGCCAAGGAAACACATGATTGCATCTGTTTGCATTTAGTTCTACCAGAAAATCTGGGACTGACTCAACATGGAATGTTATAGCATTACAGTCTCAAACACGAACATTCCCAAAGGGATAATGGTGAAGAAATTCTTCTCAGTAGTCAAAACCTCAGCCAATGCATTTGATTGTCTAGTTTGTATAGACAATGAGATGTCTAGATGTGTAGGACTGTTTCTAAACATGGCATTTGATAATGGTTTCACTggacatttaaatatttagaaagcatAACATAGAAGGTGTGAAAAtgagatatattttttcattgcTTCCATACTATACAGAAGCCCAAACTAGTCCTTTGAAAACCTACACATACAGGACAGATGCAGAGTTTTATGGCCAGCAGCTCAGCTGAGGTCCCAGCTCACAGCCAACCTCAACTTTCAGGCATGCAATTCAAGGTATTAAAAGATTTCAGCTTCTagttaatgaaattttttaatttattttttattgaaggataattgctttatagaattttgctattttctgtcaaacctcgacatgaatcagccatagatatacatatatcccctcttctaGCTCCCTCCCAACTTTTGAATTATCTAAGCTTCGACCCCAGACATCATGGAACTTAGATAAACCATCTTCAGTATATCTAAATTCCTGATCCTAATCACAGAAACAAAGACTAATTTAGCATTGtgtacttttcatatatttaattacatactatgtttttcttttttaagttttgagtATAAattttgcaacctcttcttaTTGTGACAAATTATTCAAGAAAGTTTGCAACCTAAACTAGAAGAGAAACTAATATTGCCCAGAAGGTTTaggatttgcatttcctttttgggagagaaagagggagtcTATCTTTGCAGAAGCATCTTATTTGGCAAAAACAGAGATGTTATTGTTTTTTATAAGGAGATTCAAATTTAATGTAGAAGAGTGGTAATAAACTCTAAGTAGCCAAAGGAGCTAAACATTACACTCATTTACCTATTAGCTTCAACTCAAAAATCCACCTTTAAATGGTCTCCTCTGAGAAGCTGGAAGTAAAATCTAACAATATTTGTCCTCTATTAGATAACTTCCTATTAGTTTATGTCATTAAGAGCACCCTAGAATAAGACTGGCAATCCAGAGGAGAGAATTAGAGAATTGGCTGTATGCTAGTAGAGAATTTATGTTTCAGTAATTAAGGATGCTTATTTAATATTGATCTAATGTTTTAAGAGGGCTTGCctgttagctcagatggtaaagaatctgcatgcaaaatGGGAGACCCATGTTAGATCTCTGAGTGGAGagtatctcctggaaaagggaatggttgcccaccccagtattctggcctggagaatttcatggacagaggaatatgGCAGGTTACAGtgtatgaggttgcaaagagttagacatgactaactagcactttcactttaagaattGACATAATTATTTTACTCAAATCTagtaaatttaagtaaaatttatcaATATATCCACTTCCCACTATTCTCCATCTACCATTTCCTATAAAATTaagcatttcaaaagaaaaaaaagaaactttcatatatatatatatatatatatatatgaagaaataaaatattttattgcacaGTCAAAATAGAATGTCAAATTAAGGAATTCTTTAGACAGGtatgagaagagaaaagagggaaaataaacatgaaaaaaattaaatttcccaACCAGGAGAGACCTGAGAAAATGCTGAAGAGTCTGTAGCCAGCTTTGGAATCATTGTAAACGCCTTATATATCATCCCATACATACTATTTTCAGGGCTCATGATATTTCTAGCCCTAAAGtgactttctgaaatatttttttcatgcaGGTTACTGCCCTTTCTTAAGAAATTGATGATACCACACTTTCTTCACAGCATTCTTCATCTCCAAGTTTCTCAATGTATAGATCAGAGGGTTGAACATGGGGGCAATGATGGTGTAGAAAAGAGCAAACATTTTGCCTTCCAAAAAAGTTTCAGCTGGTCGAATGTAGATGAAGAGGACAGGCACGAAGAATAGGACCACAACGGTGATGTGAGAACTGCAAGTGGAAAGAGCTTTGGTCCGGCTCTCGGCAGGGTAATCCCTGACTGTGTGTAATATCAGAAAATAAGAAGCCATCAAAATCACAAAAGTCACCAAGGCAATCAGACCTGAATTAACAACTACCAGGAGACCAATCCTGTGTGTATCCATGCAAGCCAATTTCAGCAAAGGATACACATCACAGAAGTAGTGATCAATctcattggggccacagaagggtaaAAAGATGGTGAGGAGAAACTGACTGGCAGAGTGTATAAGTCCCCCAGTACAGCAGGCGATGATGATTGTGTTACACTTTGGTCTGCTCATGATGATGGTGTAGTGCAgaggtttgcagatggccacatagcggtcataggccatcccTGTGAGGATAAAAATCTCGATGGCTCCAAGGGAGTGAAGGATAAAAAGCTGTGTCATGCAGTTACTATAAGAAATGGTCTTCCTTTCTGCCAATAAATCAGTCATTAGTTTGGGTGTCACCGTCGATGTGTAGCAAAGGTCAGAGAGGGAGAGGTAATTAAGGAAGAAATACATAGGTTGGTCAATGAGAGGACTGCATACAATAGAAATCATTATGAGCAAATTTCCCACCCAAATAGCAAtgtagcaaaacaaaaataagacaaagCAGAAGATTTCAATGTTCTTATTTTGAGATAGTCCCAAGAGAATAAACACAGtgacattatttctattttccatgatccagtgcaGTAAAAAGGCAGAACAGTTCCCTGAAAGGACATAGTGCATAAGCTGATATCAGAAATATTCAAGGAGAAAACCTATGATAACACTAATGTCTGCTATTTCTGTTatttgcaaaaatgaaaatagagtttTAGATGTAGATAAaaagaacttatggttaccaaggggaaaggGGGGAGACATAAACTGGGAGACTAAAATTGACATAAAAAccctactataaataaaatggatacTAAAAAGGGTctgctctataacacagggaattctgctcagtaCTCTATAATGACGtattgggaaaagaatctaaaagaagaatggatctatctatgtgtataactgattcactttgctgtactgcagaaagtaaacataacattgtaaatcaactctagtccaataaaaattaattaaagcacACTAATAGCATGAAACTGTGTTTAGTGAACACAATTCCAGcttcacaaaatgaaaatttgataGTATTCTTTGTTTCTGATTAGTTTCATGATTTTCACAAGTCCATCTTTAAGAGCATTAGGTTCAAAATAAACAAtaactataaatatatttgatcaatcagtcaaattatttaaaataatgattagtTGCAAAATATTTCccacttctaaa
This genomic interval carries:
- the LOC136175486 gene encoding olfactory receptor 4P4-like, encoding MENRNNVTVFILLGLSQNKNIEIFCFVLFLFCYIAIWVGNLLIMISIVCSPLIDQPMYFFLNYLSLSDLCYTSTVTPKLMTDLLAERKTISYSNCMTQLFILHSLGAIEIFILTGMAYDRYVAICKPLHYTIIMSRPKCNTIIIACCTGGLIHSASQFLLTIFLPFCGPNEIDHYFCDVYPLLKLACMDTHRIGLLVVVNSGLIALVTFVILMASYFLILHTVRDYPAESRTKALSTCSSHITVVVLFFVPVLFIYIRPAETFLEGKMFALFYTIIAPMFNPLIYTLRNLEMKNAVKKVWYHQFLKKGQ